In one window of Thermus oshimai DSM 12092 DNA:
- the trkA gene encoding Trk system potassium transporter TrkA, which produces MYIVIAGGGEVGGELARTLEKAHEVVVIDRNPQARDRLAHLDVKVVVGGATDPDTLREAGVERADLFIASTDSDEVNLLASLLAKGLGAKAALCFVGKGGYVDVLADPRTAEILGTRIDKVLWPQRALAREIVEVILVPEAVDVELLAGGRLRFVEYRVKPGGPYAHRLLSGLEWPEGVLVAGVVRGQAFLSPVHPAYSELILEPGDKILFVATPAAFPELEAYFSTGRGVRRVMVIGGGNVGYMVARELTSRRVETVVIEPSRERCEWLAEELPGALVIQGDGTDLELLQAEQMAEADAVVAVTDNDEKNLLASLLAKQLGVRKVITRVSRSETRWLFEQVGIDLPLTPRQAAVRAVLDWMGPEEVEHVSTMEESIELLEVELPEDFAPKALEALARPNAMPVGLERDHRVMLYRPDLEALPGDRVYLVAAREVADEVVARLVA; this is translated from the coding sequence ATGTACATCGTCATCGCGGGGGGTGGGGAGGTGGGGGGGGAGCTGGCCCGCACCCTGGAGAAGGCCCACGAGGTGGTGGTCATCGACCGCAACCCCCAGGCCCGGGACCGCCTGGCCCACCTGGACGTGAAGGTGGTGGTGGGCGGGGCCACGGACCCCGACACCCTAAGGGAGGCGGGGGTGGAGCGGGCCGACCTCTTCATCGCCTCCACGGACTCCGACGAGGTGAACCTCCTGGCCTCCCTTCTGGCCAAGGGGCTTGGGGCCAAGGCCGCCTTGTGCTTCGTGGGCAAGGGGGGGTACGTGGACGTCCTGGCCGACCCCAGGACCGCGGAGATCCTGGGCACCCGCATAGACAAGGTCCTCTGGCCCCAAAGGGCCCTGGCCCGGGAGATCGTGGAGGTCATCCTGGTGCCCGAGGCGGTGGACGTGGAGCTTTTGGCGGGGGGGCGGCTTCGCTTTGTGGAGTACCGGGTGAAGCCCGGGGGGCCTTACGCCCACCGCCTCCTCTCCGGTCTGGAGTGGCCGGAGGGGGTTTTGGTGGCGGGGGTGGTGCGGGGGCAGGCCTTCTTAAGCCCGGTCCACCCCGCCTATTCCGAGCTCATCCTGGAGCCTGGGGACAAGATCCTCTTCGTGGCCACCCCCGCGGCCTTTCCCGAGCTGGAGGCCTACTTCTCCACCGGCCGGGGGGTGCGCCGGGTGATGGTCATCGGCGGGGGGAACGTGGGCTACATGGTGGCCCGGGAGCTCACGAGCCGCCGGGTGGAGACGGTGGTGATAGAGCCCAGCCGGGAGCGGTGCGAGTGGCTGGCGGAGGAGCTTCCGGGGGCCCTGGTCATCCAGGGGGACGGGACGGACCTGGAGCTTCTCCAGGCGGAGCAGATGGCCGAGGCGGACGCGGTGGTGGCGGTCACGGACAACGACGAGAAGAACCTCCTGGCCTCGCTCCTTGCCAAGCAGCTTGGGGTGCGGAAGGTCATCACCCGGGTTTCCCGCTCGGAGACCCGCTGGCTCTTTGAGCAGGTGGGCATAGACCTCCCCCTCACCCCCCGCCAGGCGGCGGTGCGGGCGGTGCTGGACTGGATGGGGCCGGAGGAGGTGGAGCACGTGTCCACCATGGAGGAGAGCATTGAGCTGTTGGAGGTGGAGCTCCCCGAGGACTTTGCCCCAAAGGCCCTCGAGGCCCTGGCCCGCCCCAACGCCATGCCCGTGGGCCTGGAGCGGGACCACCGGGTGATGCTCTACCGGCCGGACCTCGAGGCCCTCCCCGGGGACCGGGTCTACCTGGTGGCCGCCCGGGAGGTGGCGGATGAAGTCGTGGCCCGTCTCGTCGCCTAG
- the rimO gene encoding 30S ribosomal protein S12 methylthiotransferase RimO produces MAKIGFVSLGCPKALVDSEQILSRLKALGYETSPTYEEAELVVVNTCGFITPAIEESLEAIGEALKENGKVVVTGCLGARPEVIRAKHPEVLEVTGPGEVERVLEAVQRVLPPKRDPLLDLIPPQVKLTPRHYAYVKISEGCNHRCSFCIIPKLRGGLRSRDAAEVLSEAARLVATGTKELLLIAQDLSAYGADLGHRPSFWGDRLVRAHLTDLLSAMGELGAWIRLHYVYPYPHVREILPLMAEGKVLPYLDVPLQHASPRILRLMRRPGGAESHLKTLEEWRRVVPHLAVRSSFIVGFPGETEEDFQILLDFLKEARLDRVGVFTYSEVEGAEANALPGPVPEEVKEERRARLMALQERISLEKNRALVGSVLEVLVDELPEPGLAVGRTYRDAPGIDGVVYVETDGTVRVGERIPVRITRAEVHDLHGVQV; encoded by the coding sequence ATGGCGAAAATCGGCTTCGTGAGCCTGGGCTGCCCCAAGGCCCTGGTGGACTCCGAACAGATCCTTTCCCGCCTCAAGGCCTTAGGCTACGAGACGAGCCCCACCTACGAGGAGGCGGAGCTCGTGGTGGTGAACACCTGCGGCTTCATCACCCCGGCCATTGAGGAGAGCCTCGAGGCCATCGGGGAGGCCCTGAAGGAAAACGGCAAGGTGGTGGTCACGGGCTGCCTGGGGGCCCGCCCCGAGGTCATCCGGGCCAAGCACCCGGAGGTTTTAGAGGTCACGGGCCCGGGGGAGGTGGAGAGGGTCCTGGAGGCGGTGCAGCGGGTCCTGCCCCCCAAGCGCGACCCCTTGTTGGACCTCATCCCCCCCCAGGTGAAGCTCACCCCCCGCCACTACGCCTACGTGAAGATCAGCGAGGGGTGCAACCACCGCTGCAGCTTCTGCATCATCCCTAAGCTCCGGGGGGGGCTCCGCTCCCGCGACGCGGCGGAGGTCCTCTCCGAGGCCGCCCGCCTGGTGGCCACGGGCACCAAGGAGCTCCTCCTCATCGCCCAGGACCTCTCCGCCTACGGCGCGGACCTGGGCCACCGGCCAAGCTTCTGGGGAGACCGGCTGGTAAGGGCCCACCTCACCGACCTCCTTTCCGCCATGGGGGAGCTTGGGGCCTGGATAAGGCTCCACTACGTCTACCCCTACCCCCACGTGCGGGAGATCCTCCCCCTCATGGCCGAGGGCAAGGTCCTGCCCTACCTGGACGTGCCCCTCCAGCACGCCTCGCCCCGGATCCTCCGTCTCATGCGCCGCCCCGGGGGGGCGGAAAGCCACCTCAAGACCCTGGAGGAGTGGCGCCGGGTGGTGCCCCACCTGGCGGTGCGCTCCAGCTTCATCGTGGGCTTTCCCGGGGAGACGGAGGAGGACTTCCAGATCCTCCTGGACTTCCTCAAGGAGGCCCGGCTGGACCGGGTGGGGGTCTTCACCTACTCCGAGGTGGAAGGGGCGGAGGCCAACGCCCTTCCCGGCCCCGTGCCCGAGGAGGTGAAGGAGGAGCGCCGCGCCCGGCTCATGGCGCTCCAAGAGAGGATCAGCCTGGAGAAGAACCGGGCCCTGGTGGGGAGCGTTCTGGAGGTCCTGGTGGACGAGCTCCCCGAGCCCGGCCTGGCCGTGGGCCGCACCTACCGGGATGCCCCCGGCATAGACGGGGTGGTCTACGTGGAGACGGACGGCACCGTGCGGGTGGGGGAGAGGATCCCCGTGCGTATCACCCGGGCGGAGGTCCACGACCTCCACGGGGTCCAGGTTTAG
- a CDS encoding RodZ domain-containing protein: MCELGVRLKEAREAKGLSLKEAAQALSLKVKVLEALEACRFEELPEPPLAKGYLRRYALFLGLDPEPLLALYPAKPQEPPPAPSPRRGFPLWPFLLLGLLALGGAFLLRPKPAPVVEVPEAPPPTPRRHVLRLETEPPGARAYLDGFYLGQTPLATPPLEGGRRVLRLELPGYEPLEETLALERDLALRFTLKPLPAPRAEGEEAASPPPGEGGLVLRLEGRSWLRVTQGERRLYEGIPEVGAELSFPLPVEVRAGNPAAVRVFLGGRDLGPMGEAGRPVTRRFEAPSR, encoded by the coding sequence GTGTGCGAGCTAGGGGTGAGGCTTAAGGAGGCGCGGGAGGCCAAGGGGCTTTCCCTGAAGGAGGCGGCCCAAGCCCTCTCCCTTAAGGTCAAGGTTCTGGAGGCCCTCGAGGCCTGCCGCTTCGAGGAGCTCCCCGAGCCCCCCCTGGCCAAGGGCTACCTCCGCCGCTACGCCCTCTTTTTGGGCCTGGACCCCGAGCCCCTCCTGGCCCTCTACCCGGCAAAGCCCCAAGAACCTCCCCCGGCCCCTTCCCCCAGGCGAGGCTTCCCCCTTTGGCCCTTCCTCCTCCTCGGGCTTCTCGCCCTGGGGGGCGCTTTCCTCCTCCGCCCCAAGCCGGCCCCGGTGGTGGAGGTGCCCGAGGCCCCACCCCCCACCCCCAGGCGCCACGTCCTGCGCCTGGAAACGGAGCCCCCCGGGGCCCGGGCTTACCTGGACGGGTTTTACCTGGGCCAGACCCCCCTCGCCACCCCGCCCCTGGAAGGGGGGAGGCGGGTCCTGCGCCTGGAGCTTCCCGGGTACGAGCCCCTGGAGGAGACCCTGGCTCTGGAGCGGGACCTCGCCCTCCGCTTCACCCTTAAGCCCCTGCCCGCCCCGAGGGCCGAGGGGGAAGAGGCGGCCTCCCCTCCCCCAGGGGAGGGGGGCTTGGTCCTCCGGCTGGAGGGGCGGAGCTGGCTTCGCGTGACCCAAGGGGAGAGGCGGCTCTACGAGGGCATCCCCGAGGTGGGGGCGGAGCTTTCCTTCCCCCTGCCGGTGGAGGTGCGGGCCGGGAACCCGGCCGCGGTGCGGGTCTTCCTTGGGGGAAGGGACCTTGGGCCCATGGGGGAGGCGGGCAGGCCCGTAACCCGCCGCTTTGAGGCCCCCTCGCGGTAG
- a CDS encoding pseudouridine-5'-phosphate glycosidase produces the protein MPEALVALESALLTHGLPYPLNLETALALEEAVRAEGAIPRTIALVEGAVRVGLEEEEMARLAQGGAEKASLWNLAALALQGKSAGTTVAATVHLAHRHGIPVFATGGIGGVHPEPFDESADLVALARTPILVVASGPKAILDLEATLERLETLGVSVVGYRTDRLPAFYSPDSPYPLPARVETPLEAALLLQKARALGLGAVLLLNPVSQGLPYGEVAGWVEEANRMAAREGIRGKALTPYLLRRLSELSGGETDRVNRRLLLENARLAARVSLALSGLE, from the coding sequence ATGCCTGAAGCCCTGGTGGCCCTGGAGTCGGCCCTCCTCACCCACGGCCTGCCCTACCCCCTGAACCTGGAAACCGCCCTGGCCCTGGAAGAGGCGGTGCGGGCGGAAGGGGCCATCCCCCGGACCATCGCCCTGGTGGAGGGGGCGGTGCGGGTGGGCCTCGAGGAAGAGGAGATGGCCCGCCTGGCCCAAGGCGGGGCGGAGAAGGCGAGCCTGTGGAACCTGGCGGCCTTGGCCCTCCAGGGCAAGAGCGCCGGGACCACGGTGGCGGCCACGGTCCACCTGGCCCACCGCCACGGGATCCCCGTCTTCGCCACCGGGGGGATCGGGGGGGTGCACCCCGAGCCCTTTGACGAGAGCGCCGACCTCGTGGCCCTCGCCCGCACCCCCATCCTGGTGGTGGCCTCGGGGCCCAAGGCCATCCTGGACCTCGAGGCCACCCTGGAGCGCCTGGAGACCCTGGGGGTCAGCGTGGTGGGCTACCGCACGGACCGCCTCCCCGCCTTCTACAGCCCCGACTCCCCCTACCCCCTCCCGGCCCGGGTGGAAACCCCCCTGGAGGCGGCCCTCCTCCTCCAAAAGGCCCGGGCCCTGGGCCTGGGGGCGGTCCTCCTCCTGAACCCCGTCTCCCAAGGGCTCCCGTACGGGGAGGTGGCGGGGTGGGTGGAGGAGGCGAACCGCATGGCGGCCCGGGAAGGGATTAGGGGCAAGGCCCTCACCCCCTACCTCCTAAGGCGGCTTTCCGAGCTTTCGGGGGGCGAGACGGATCGGGTGAACCGGAGGCTTCTCTTGGAGAACGCCCGCCTGGCCGCCCGGGTGAGCCTGGCCCTTTCGGGGCTAGAATAG
- a CDS encoding DUF4388 domain-containing protein: MEGDFRLLGPIDLLQLLAQGGKTGVFQLLFRPSGPVEGEVYLEKGRPVHAHLGEKEGPEAFLEILLRKEGAFRFLLSVRASRTTLEAPLEAYLFRAVQLLDERVEVGPFDRLTPSPWAARATLDPETLALLLALKEADSPLDLSARTGLPLGEVLKRLGQLARLRLLSVSPRTPKTARLRLALGGKRPELEALLHEAWKAHFGPFRRVWVKAGERLFPLEVHPRPGLGVELFLPPEHLLFHGLRVGEEVLVWPEV; the protein is encoded by the coding sequence GTGGAGGGAGACTTCCGGCTTCTTGGGCCCATCGACCTCCTCCAGCTTCTGGCCCAGGGGGGAAAGACGGGGGTTTTCCAGCTCCTCTTTCGCCCCTCGGGGCCCGTGGAGGGGGAGGTCTACCTGGAAAAGGGGCGGCCGGTGCACGCCCACCTGGGGGAGAAGGAGGGGCCGGAGGCCTTCTTGGAGATCCTCCTTAGGAAGGAGGGGGCCTTCCGCTTCCTCCTCTCGGTGCGGGCCTCCCGCACCACCCTCGAGGCCCCCCTGGAGGCCTACCTTTTCCGGGCGGTCCAGCTTTTGGACGAGCGGGTGGAGGTGGGCCCCTTTGACCGCCTCACCCCCTCCCCTTGGGCCGCCCGGGCCACCTTAGACCCCGAGACCCTGGCCCTCCTCCTCGCCCTGAAGGAGGCGGACAGCCCCCTGGACCTCTCCGCCCGCACCGGCCTGCCCCTGGGGGAGGTCTTGAAGCGCCTGGGCCAGCTGGCCCGGCTCCGCCTCCTCTCCGTAAGCCCCCGCACCCCCAAGACCGCCCGGCTCCGGCTGGCCTTGGGGGGAAAGCGTCCCGAGCTGGAGGCCCTGCTCCATGAGGCTTGGAAGGCCCACTTTGGCCCCTTCCGCCGGGTGTGGGTGAAGGCGGGGGAGAGGCTTTTCCCCCTGGAGGTCCACCCCCGGCCTGGCCTCGGGGTGGAGCTTTTCCTTCCCCCGGAGCACCTCCTTTTTCACGGGCTTAGGGTGGGGGAGGAGGTCTTGGTCTGGCCCGAGGTCTAG